Proteins from a genomic interval of Capsicum annuum cultivar UCD-10X-F1 chromosome 4, UCD10Xv1.1, whole genome shotgun sequence:
- the LOC107869032 gene encoding tRNA pseudouridine synthase A-like, with protein sequence MGKHFYDPKIKSVIFVDAPTSEGNMVIENGDFLSKKVKKRNDESPKVVEERVQESVFIYGEKEKERFNQILKYYEGTHNFHNFTRRKKDGDPVAKRYILSFNANIIVNVQGIEFMKCEVTGQNFMLHTIHKMIGLAESIMRNYAPESLIITAFQRDVNIKFPMAPEVGLYLDECFFTSYNSKWKDTQEEVSLTAYLEMAEEFKMKHIYSHIAIMEHKEGTMGVWLHYLNHQNYPDLRVVDLVKPADDGLEVVETAIDVGLGVFNNCERTNNVNSTGASDGPDITKTIMEAGLSAANNGERIDNIDSAGAILEVTETIVQADLGSINNGESTNNVSSTGVSDVS encoded by the exons ATGGGGAAACACTTTTATGATCCAAAAATTAAGTCAGTAATATTTGTTGATGCACCAACAAGTGAAGGTAATATGGTAATTGAAAATGGAGATTTTTTAAGTAAGAAGGTCAAAAAAAGGAATGATGAGAGTCCTAAAGTAGTTGAAGAACGGGTGCAAGAGAGTGTGTTTATCTatggagagaaagagaaagagagatttAATCAAATTTTGAAGTATTATGAAGGAactcataattttcataatttcacgAGGAGGAAAAAAGATGGTGACCCTGTTGCAAAGAGATATATCCTTTCATTTAATGCAAATATAATAGTTAATGTTCAAGGCATTGAATTTATGAAGTGTGAGGTTACTGGTCAGAACTTTATGCTTCATACAATCCATAAAATGATTGGTCTTGCTGAATCTATCATGAGAAATTATGCTCCTGAATCATTAATTATAACTGCCTTCCAAAG GGATGTCAACATCAAGTTTCCCATGGCTCCTGAGGTTGGATTATATTTGGACGAATGCTTTTTCACCTCGTATAACAGTAAGTGGAAGGATACTCAGGAAGAAGTTTCTCTGACAGCTTATTTAGAGATGGCGGAAGAATTCAAAATGAAGCATATCTATAGTCATATTGCAATAATGGAGCACAAGGAAGGGACAATGGGTGTATGGCTGCATTACCTGAACCATCAAAATTATCCTGATCTGCGCGTCGTGGATCTTGTTAAACCTGCTGATGATGGTTTAGAAGTTGTTGAAACTGCTATTGATGTTGGTTTAGGTGTTTTCAACAATTGTGAGAGAACCAATAATGTCAATTCTACTGGTGCTAGTGATGGTCCAGACATAACTAAAACTATTATGGAGGCTGGTTTAAGTGCTGCTAACAATGGTGAGCGTATTGATAATATTGATTCTGCTGGTGCTATTTTAGAAGTTACTGAAACTATTGTTCAGGCTGATTTAGGCTCCATCAACAATGGTGAGAGCACTAATAATGTTAGCTCAACTGGTGTAAGTGATGTTTCATAG